From the genome of Triticum aestivum cultivar Chinese Spring unplaced genomic scaffold, IWGSC CS RefSeq v2.1 scaffold126479, whole genome shotgun sequence:
TGGCAGATGGAAGAGGTGAGCTGCTCCAGCTGGGAATAATCCCAACGGTTCAGTTTCTGCTCGGTTGAAGCAATCCTTCCTGAGACGATCTCGATGGTGCGAACGAACAACAGTGATGTATCTCCATCAACGGATCCATGGCTCTCCTTTGCAGTCCATGCCATGAGCCACTGCTTCCACTGTAATTACCAAAGAAAATAGAGATTTGGCCGTTTCATATCTGGTAAAAGTTCAATATCATATCAACAACTATATCTACGTgtaatgatttgttcaattttacAGCTTCACGAAGACCGCCAAAAGCATCGTCAAATGAAACAAGGTTGATAAGTTCTTCAAGATTCTCTGTTGAATAGCATGGACCCCTGCAATGAATTGCACACACATT
Proteins encoded in this window:
- the LOC123178751 gene encoding syn-copalyl diphosphate synthase, chloroplastic-like, whose product is GPCYSTENLEELINLVSFDDAFGGLREAWKQWLMAWTAKESHGSVDGDTSLLFVRTIEIVSGRIASTEQKLNRWDYSQLEQLTSSICHKLATIGLAQNGASMENTEGLHRQVDLEMQELSWRVHQGCHGINRETRQTFLNVVKSFYYSAHCSPETVDSHIAKVIFQDVI